A section of the Oncorhynchus tshawytscha isolate Ot180627B linkage group LG09, Otsh_v2.0, whole genome shotgun sequence genome encodes:
- the si:ch1073-357b18.4 gene encoding uncharacterized protein si:ch1073-357b18.4 — MVDAVMSLNITVKSEDSESFDDEDESSSLLSGKRATESAARHDISPGEGGPIEDHAGYSTQHGRLATKTTSKPIVLYPVSADRFFSSTSADGKTILKIAPAAVMTLPTPRPPPQVSPEFSYQAIVYLIEAVGRRWSLYGTRERSQLFQSVQKELEEQGHCLPVEKIRRKWNNLIVTYKRVKYRGRETGQARTSWEYFEMMDAMLGDTIGAETTSSPTLVTSIPKVNVATETAKTEQKPLLPHGNLITACTRTLTLVPSSLPLHTPVPSTLPLYTFVRSLPPATPVRSSLPLPTPLDTPSPRIANNTDPLQPNPSPAPVAQPPASRHIPSNLSRIDLRRKKRCRFSSKGSSITSLLAQQQKRAEEGTSLLQEFLRRQEGQAKDEQGRRSRMEARGRRRERREARMAESLGRMATALELLSSKQDTVIALLQRLAERDRK, encoded by the exons ATGGTAGACGCGGTAATGTCGTTGAATATCACTGTGAAAAGTGAAGATTCCGAGTCCTTTGACGATGAAGACGAATCATCTTCGCTGCTTTCGGGCAAAAGAGCCACGGAGTCTGCAGCTCGTCATGATATTTCTCCGGGAGAAGGCGGTCCAATAGAAGACCATGCAGGATATTCAACACAGCATGGGCGGCTAGCAACTAAAACCACCAGCAAACCCATCGTACTGT ATCCTGTGAGTGCTGACCGTTTCTTTTCCTCTACTTCTGCAGATGGCAAAACCATCTTAAAGATAGCTCCAG cCGCAGTCATGACCCTCCCGACTCCTCGGCCTCCTCCCCAGGTTTCCCCAGAGTTCTCCTACCAGGCCATTGTGTACTTGATCGAAGCAGTGGGGCGCCGCTGGAGCCTGTACGGGACCCGGGAGCGTTCGCAGCTCTTCCAGAGTGTGCAGAAGGAGTTGGAGGAGCAGGGTCATTGTCTTCCTGTTGAGAAGATCCGCCGCAAGTGGAACAACTTGATCGTCACCTACAAGAGGGTCAAATACAGAGGCAGGGAGACCGGCCAGGCCAGAACCTCCTGGGAGTACTTTGAG ATGATGGATGCCATGCTTGGTGACACCATCGGCGCCGAGACCACTAGCAGCCCTACCCTAGTAACCAGCATCCCTAAGGTGAACGTCGCCACGGAAACCGCCAAAACAGAGCAGAAGCCCCTCCTTCCCCATGGCAACCTCATCACTGCATGCACTCGGACACTCACCcttgtcccctcctccctcccactccacaCGCCagttccctccaccctccctctctacacCTTTGTCAGATCCCTACCTCCCGCTACCCCCGtccgctcctccctccctcttcccaccCCCTTGGACACACCCTCCCCCAGGATAGCCAATAACACAGACCCTCTACAGCCAAACCCCTCCCCTGCTCCGGTCGCACAGCCCCCTGCCTCCCGTCACATCCCCTCCAACCTCAGCCGCATAGACCTCCGCAGAAAGAAGCGCTGTCGCTTCTCCTCCAAGGGATCCTCCATTACCTCCCTTCTGGCCCAGCAGCAGAAGCGAGCAGAAGAAGGCACCTCCTTGCTGCAGGAGTTCCTGAGGAGGCAGGAGGGGCAGGCCAAGGACGAGCAGGGGCGTCGCAGCAGGATGGAGGCCCGGGGGAGGAGGCGCGAGAGGAGGGAGGCGCGCATGGCAGAGTCCCTGGGTAGGATGGCCACGGCTCTGGAGCTGCTTTCCTCCAAACAGGACACAGTCATTGCCCTGCTGCAGAGACTGgctgagagagacaggaagtga